The following coding sequences are from one Asterias amurensis chromosome 8, ASM3211899v1 window:
- the LOC139940646 gene encoding uncharacterized protein — MTMGSRSLLVTLVITVVIPSIWAGAIAGAQTQKIRRESRESGKYWPNSVGISDQQLRQLLAHSLADSYSTSGASHIRGGDGDAGYIYDSRDQVDDTGTNEEEGERVIGSEVTSRDSNPGTSKRNGFFYGKRNGFFYGKRSASTPGNANEVTQCTPCGPQNNGQCVMFGTCCSYELGGCFFLTEEALPCVTSKSSSLCELSGLPCGDEGYGRCVADSVCCLPQEGSCHINAECGGKMTFQ; from the exons ATGACCATGGGCAGCAGGTCGTTATTAGTGACACTTGTGATCACAGTAGTCATACCCAGCATCTGGGCAGGTGCAATAGCTGGGGCTCAAACACAAAAG ATTCGTCGAGAAAGTCGAGAATCTGGCAAGTACTGGCCAAACTCCGTGGGTATCTCAGACCAACAGCTACGGCAACTCCTAGCACACTCTCTGGCGGACTCGTACAGTACGTCAGGGGCAAGTCACATACGGGGAGGAGACGGTGATGCAGGGTATATATACGATAGTCGAGATCAGGTCGATGACACGGGGACGAACGAGGAGGAAGGGGAACGCGTAATCGGGAGCGAGGTTACATCGAGAGACTCGAACCCCGGGACAAGCAAGAGAAATGGGTTCTTCTATGGCAAAAGAAATGGGTTCTTTTATGGAAAGAGATCAGCGTCAACCCCTGGCAATGCAAATGAAGTAACTCAA TGCACCCCGTGTGGGCCTCAAAACAACGGCCAGTGCGTCATGTTTGGTACATGTTGCAGCTATGAACTAGGTGGCTGCTTTTTCCTGACAGAAGAGGCCCTTCCATGTGTGACGTCAAAATCGTCATCACTATGTGAGCTGAGCGGATTGCCGTGCGGTGACGAGGGCTATGGAAGGTGCGTGGCAGACTCTGTCTGTTGCCTGCCGCAAGAGGGCTCTTGTCATATCAACGCAGAATGTGGAGGCAAGATGACATTTCAATAG
- the LOC139940626 gene encoding E3 ubiquitin-protein ligase NEURL1-like, protein MGQTSSSVSNSNHANRAHSSTAGTSQQASSRSRPDSAPERRRTTSTSASSSGYRAKPNRTYRGTTQQPGRASWPHDVLQPLDSMLQPAVSQHHSDFHFHTIHGKNIVLSADHKTASRMGSFCNALVFTHRAIHIGEILHFELIQNTAGWSGVLRFGYTSQDPFSMRSNGIPKYACPDLTGRAGNWAKALRENCAKHGNVLNFVLSEDGTVYYSVNQEPFMEFFNGVDTSRPVWGVIDVYGNTTGVRIVDTFPTSNRISTRGASSVSGFLDPLRLVSDLVPGSGGSSSQEVPFQGSSGTRTNALKPDPLPLHSQHGCNIVLEEERFVAERKATTVSGGLVFTSRPIQFNEKIMVKVMTVNHCYIGHMGVGLTSCDPESLDPDTLPLEAEDVCDRKEYWVMTRDYDTLEEGASLGFTIDEDGRIHMTGPEGASDKVLMHVDTSTPLWMFFDLYGTTQTIKILGALKNSPPPPVPSQTDWDATNDINVSIFDEAEGAAAFALHVEDLEKVPTPPPRLHSMSAASKAKPGEGGSSQGKSRRQAPPRPNKPPLRQDNECTVCFENLPDAVFYRCGHICCCLACGVKLKERGDPCPLCRAPIHDIIKFYKT, encoded by the exons ATGGGACAAACTTCGTCATCGGTGTCGAATTCTAACCATGCCAACAGAG CGCATTCTTCAACAGCTGGCACGAGTCAGCAGGCTTCGAGTAGGTCCCGACCAGACTCCGCACCAGAACGCAGACGAACCACAAGCACTAGTGCATCATCAAGTGGCTACAGAGCAAAGCCCAACAGAACCTACCGTGGTACTACGCAACAACCTGGAAGAGCCAGCTGGCCTCACGATGTGCTCCAGCCTCTGGACTCAATGCTTCAACCAGCAGTTTCACAACACCACAGTGACTTCCACTTCCATACAATCCATGGCAAGAACATCGTATTGTCGGCTGATCACAAAACAGCATCTCGTATGGGAAGTTTCTGCAACGCCCTGGTGTTCACTCACAGAGCGATACACATTGGCGAGATCCTACACTTTGAACTAATCCAGAACACAGCTGGATGGAGCGGGGTGTTACGCTTCGGTTACACCTCACAAGATCCATTTTCTATGCGTAGTAACGGGATCCCTAAGTATGCATGTCCAGACCTGACAGGAAGGGCAGGAAACTGGGCAAAAGCTCTGAGAGAAAACTGTGCAAAGCATGGCAATGTGCTGAACTTTGTCCTAAGTGAAGATGGGACGGTGTATTATAGCGTTAATCAAGAACCATTTATGGAGTTCTTCAATGGAGTGGACACATCGAGGCCTGTATGGGGAGTAATTGATGTTTATGGTAACACAACTGGAGTTAGAATTGTTG ATACCTTCCCAACATCCAACCGGATATCCACAAGAGGTGCCTCGTCTGTGTCTGGATTCTTGGACCCACTACGCTTGGTCTCGGACCTAGTCCCTGGTAGTGGTGGTAGTAGTAGCCAGGAGGTGCCATTCCAAGGTTCGAGCGGAACACGTACCAATGCTCTCAAGCCCGACCCACTACCACTGCACAGTCAACACGGCTGTAACATTGTACTCGAAGAGGAGAGATTTGTAGCAGAACGCAAAGCGACTACCGTCAGCGGTGGGTTAGTCTTCACCAGTCGGCCCATCCAGTTTAATGAGAAGATCATGGTGAAGGTTATGACGGTCAACCACTGCTATATCGGACATATGGGTGTCGGTTTGACGTCATGCGATCCAGAGAGTCTGGACCCAGATACCTTACCTCTTGAGGCGGAAGACGTCTGTGACCGTAAGGAGTACTGGGTCATGACCAGGGATTACGACACGCTAGAAGAAGGAGCTAGTTTAGGGTTCACAATCGATGAGGATGGTAGGATTCACATGACTGGACCGGAGGGTGCTAGTGATAAAGTCTTGATGCACGTTGATACGTCCACACCACTCTGGATGTTCTTTGACTTGTACGGCACCACTCAGACAATCAAAATCTTAG GTGCCCTTAAAAACAGCCCTCCACCTCCAGTGCCATCACAGACTGACTGGGATGCAAccaatgatatcaatgtgaGTATATTTGATGAAGCAGAAGGTGCAGCTGCCTTTGCATTACATGTAGAAGATCTTGAGAAGGTTCCAACCCCTCCTCCAAGACTTCACTCAATGTCTGCTGCTTCTAAAGCTAAACCTGGTGAGGGGGGTAGCAGTCAGGGTAAGTCCCGTCGGCAAGCACCCCCTCGTCCGAACAAACCACCTCTAAGACAAGACAACGAATGCACAGTATGCTTTGAGAATCTCCCTGATGCAGTGTTTTACCGCTGTGGCCACATCTGTTGTTGCCTTGCCTGCGGGGTGAAACTTAAAGAGAGGGGAGACCCTTGCCCTCTCTGCCGAGCGCCAATTCATGACATCATTAAATTCTACAAGACATAG
- the LOC139940718 gene encoding protein TEX261-like — MWFLIILSWLATFVHVCLATLALAAGLYYLAELVEEYTVITMRVIRWLVAITAGIYVGLIIFEDFPYYLTLTGLVSIGFYSLLLKTFPFIELSSPVFILSCVLVIVNHYLAFQYFADVWHPFSEVIAYFTMCLWLVPFGFFISLSANDNILPTTHMPATEGKKSDDLVTSYFNKKSKRSGILSVFDMLKETIIPERTKRF, encoded by the exons ATGTGGTTTTTAATCATACTCAGTTGGTTAGCCACGTTTGTGCATGTCTGCCTGGCCACTCTGGCACTTG CTGCTGGTCTGTACTATTTGGCAGAGTTAGTTGAAGAGTACACAGTTATTACTATGAGAGTCATCAGATGGCTTGTTGCT ATCACAGCAGGAATCTACGTTGGTTTGATCATCTTTGAAGACTTCCCGTACTATCTGACACTTACAGGATTAGTTTCAATTGGATTCTATTCTTTACTGCTCAAAACTTTCCCGTTCATAGAGCTATCTTCACCAGTCTTTATTCTTAGTTGCG TATTAGTGATTGTAAATCATTATCTAGCGTTCCAGTATTTTGCAGATGTGTGGCATCCATTTTCAGAG GTGATAGCATATTTCACAATGTGCCTTTGGTTGGTACCATTCGGATTCTTTATCTCACTGTCAGCAAATGATAACATTCTCCCAACAACACACATGCCTGCCACCGAAGGAA AGAAATCAGATGATCTCGTCACAAGCTATTTTAACAAGAAAAGTAAACGCAGTGGGATTCTATCGGTATTTGACATGCTTAAGGAAACAATCATCCCAGAGAGAACTAAGCGTTTCTAA